From a region of the Panicum virgatum strain AP13 chromosome 2K, P.virgatum_v5, whole genome shotgun sequence genome:
- the LOC120694768 gene encoding uncharacterized protein LOC120694768, which produces MAAGDGSATAALGEALKPFQERASEAEIRIAKLEALLYNKDGLNNGSETSSSAMKDLESKLDAVSAECLTEKEKNKKLIMENEKLQYRITHLMRAIKETESR; this is translated from the exons atggcggcgggcgacggcagcgcgacggcggcgctgggcgaggcTCTCAAGCCCTTCCAGGAAAGAGCCTCCGAGGCTGAG ATACGCATAGCAAAGCTGGAAGCCTTGCTGTACAACAAAG ATGGCCTGAACAACGGATCAGAGACAAGTTCTTCTGCCATGAAAGATCTTGAGTCAAAGCTAGACGCAGTTAGTGCAGAATGCCTGACCGAAAAAGAGAAG AACAAGAAGCTAATCATGGAGAACGAGAAGCTCCAGTACCGCATCACCCATCTTATGCGTGCAATAAAAGAGACAGAATCAAGATag
- the LOC120694772 gene encoding elongation factor 1-beta isoform X2, protein MAVTFSELHTADGLKALEAHLAGKTYVSGDAISKDDIKVFAAVPSKPGAEFPNAARWYETVAAAVASRFPGKGVGVNLPGAGSAPAAAAPAAEVAKDDDDDDDDLDLFGDETEEDKKAADERAAAKASAKKKESGKSSVLMDVKPWDDETDMKKLEEAVRSVQMEGLTWGASKLVPVGYGIKKMTIMLTIVDDLVSVDSLIEDHLTEAPINEYVQSCDIVAFNKI, encoded by the exons ATGGCCGTGACTTTCTCTGAGCTTCACACCGCCGACGGCCTCAAGGCCCTCGAGGCGCACCTCGCCGGCAAGACCTACGTCTCCGG GGATGCCATCAGCAAGGACGACATTAAGGTGTTTGCGGCGGTGCCGTCGAAGCCTGGTGCCGAGTTCCCCAATGCTGCCCGGTGGTACGAGACCGTCGCCGCGGCTGTTGCCTCCAG ATTCCCTGGCAAGGGTGTTGGTGTGAATCTGCCTGGAGCCGGATCGGCtcctgcagcagcagctcctgcGGCTGAGGTTGCCAAG gatgatgatgatgatgatgacgacttGGATCTTTTCGGTGATGAAACTGAGGAGGACAAGAAGGCTGCAGATGAGCGTGCGGCTGCCAAGGCCTCTGCCAAGAAGAAAGAAA GTGGCAAGTCCTCTGTCCTGATGGACGTGAAGCCGTGGGACGATGAAACTgacatgaagaagcttgaggaGGCTGTTCGCAGTGTCCAGATGGAGGGTCTCACTTGGGGAGCTT CAAAGCTTGTGCCTGTTGGTTATGGTATCAAGAAGATGACAATCATGTTGACCATTGTGGACGACCTCGTGTCAGTTGACAGTCTGATTGAGGACCACCTCACGGAGGCACCCATCAACGAGTATGTCCAGAGCTGTGACATTGTTGCCTTCAACAAGATCTAG
- the LOC120694764 gene encoding DDT domain-containing protein PTM-like, giving the protein MEALVGRAVRKAFPGFGTYAGVVESYDADAGYFRVLYEDGDSEEVDADEMAEILVGPAMPEALQRTPPRDAAGRRPKKRRRGDEESPPPAVTGDAVVLAVPAGGGSLEDGEVGPATPAEASGVAEKKRRVSPGPPVSSSRPLRRSARQAKAAERAAEMEAAAAVAAAAEAAEAEAAAASTPQQSGRKRPRGNGSGRYRSVSRDLEDAATPPKTDLPPKPDLPPPSQGLDLGGLPVLDVFQVYSCLRSFSRQLFLSPFPLDTFVAALHCTYVNPLIDWVHFALLRALKSQLEDFANEGDPSAVHCIRNLNWELLDLATWPIYLAEYLLTRGTELRYGMKLTDLKLLSTEYYRQPAVVKLELLRSLSDDVLEIGAIRSRMSELDGNDEGFRSTGLRRKKRGSSAKGAADSSHSPEGSDEMDDGNSDECYLCGMDGNLLCCDGCPAAFHSKCVGVVEDLLPEGDWYCPECVMQKNDGSRNMASPMRGAEVLGIDPHGRLYFGTCGYLLVIDSCEGDPPCHYYGQVDLHSVVTLLNTCHLSYRSIVNAISSFYGTAIESPNLNGRYQSSRECSTSDAETNCRHSSRLKQHSEHDQFMVEQDKSFEQLDSGKACTSNSDQLDQDLSLKSITFRSALMSRSGNAAEGDSNQIPQNRSSSAKINNCSSQEDIVYSDANDLSLENQKDSSPKKKQSDWHLLSDLVRYINYYSFGQIAASAAEELKHKLSENKEGKKPVQDALSFHLRTICKKYANIFALTDQKLSVELLKEKCGWCNSCQISGGVDCIFRVTDVKCMEGHKPHTFGLGEVKNMESHIVLAMRSILSIEERLNGLLTGPWQNPQYSIYWRKAVLKATDVSSLKQPLLMLESSLRRVAISVEWEKPADSVEVVGSAAHILVRSSNKSLSHGSARKPGRKPSSNGELKVDSRDVGVYWWRGGKLSRQVFHWKRLPQSLVHKAARQAGRRKIPTILYTDGSQFVRRFKYIAWRAAVEMAENVAQLILQIKELEWNIKWTEILGTLPSSLMTKETQKIARLFKKVIIRRKRIEGTNIEYLLDFGKRENIPPVISKHGTKFEEPSSERNRYWLNEGHVPLNLLKAYEAKAFARLLKKKETDELPKTKKMRDSKPKMPKKTGFAYLFERAEKSSPGLCGHCNKEVAASEAVNCQYCAALFHRKHFKVPRGAADTVYVCNKCLAEKVLKVKSPQKKAAPKKPSPKKKQKKQKKQSRKIVTRRNQIVLKYKKIGKKGKRGRPRKNPLAPSKNELPKTCESEPSNVPKNEPVKRISKRLYDKYMKGNTNVSEHGTSCRKRKRTALQYSYWSNGLRWTQNPHDERARSFRKERVVFPLEDAEMSEVSPVCCLCEKCYSEEDIYIACEQCEDWFHGDIYSVTIENVNNLIGFKCHRCRLRSLPVCPYAQTLTILKGQSDKDHGIKFVEDKEHSIDNFVEEEVPNCPNGLCALGSQKDLHDNSNLKEVDIEKRPNGHITEKELSYNNCQEELNDHSNLKEIYTHTTEKELDANKSLKELDGHNELKMLGSPASERELNNHINLKDLDSCRTDKEVKNHNCLKKLDEHYNWKGLDDHKSQEELDGTASSNFATVETQCPLELDGFNNLKLDSHNNLEELNNHNCPEEGDNKNISKGLDNNRSQKDSGDFLAEHFNNIRISGKEALAVTPGTGSVKESLALQSKDDSEKTVPAEHEIGLQVVVTL; this is encoded by the exons atgGAGGCGCTGGTGGGGAGGGCCGTGAGGAAGGCGTTCCCGGGGTTCGGGACCTACGCCGGCGTTGTCGAGTCCTACGACGCCGACGCGGGCTACTTCCGCGTGCTCTACGAGGACGGCGACTCGGAGGAGGTCGACGCCGACGAGATGGCCGAGATACTCGTCGGCCCCGCGATGCCGGAGGCGCTGcagcggacgccgccgcgggacgCCGCGGGGAGGCGCCCGAAGAAGCGCCGGCGCGGGGACGAGGAGTCCCCGCCCCCGGCCGTCACGGGGGACGCCGTCGTGCTGGCGGTCCCCGCTGGCGGCGGGTCGTTGGAGGATGGGGAAGTCGGGCCCGCGAcgccggcggaggcgagcggggtggcggagaagaagaggagggtcAGTCCAGGGCCCCCCGTGTCGTCGTCCAGGCCGCTGCGGCGGAGCGCGCGCCAGGCGAAGGCGGCCGAGCGGGCGGCCGAgatggaggccgcggcggctgtggcggcCGCTGCGGAggccgccgaggccgaggcggccGCTGCTTCCACGCCACAGCAGTCTGGGAGGAAGCGTCCTCGTGGAAATGGAAGTGGACGCTATAGGTCTGTCTCCAGGGATTTGGAGGATGCCGCTACGCCACCGAAGACGGACCTGCCACCGAAGCCGGACCTGCCACCGCCATCGCAGGGTTTGGATTTGGGCGGCCTCCCCGTCCTCGATGTCTTTCAAGTGTACTCTTGCTTAAGGTCATTTAGCAGGCAACTGTTCCTGAGCCCGTTTCCACTGGACACATTTGTGGCTGCGCTGCATTGCACGTATGTCAATCCTTTGATTGACTGGGTGCATTTTGCTCTGTTGCGAGCTCTCAAGAGCCAGCTGGAAGATTTCGCCAATGAAGGAGACCCATCGGCAGTACACTGCATTAG GAATCTTAACTGGGAGCTGTTAGACCTAGCAACTTGGCCAATCTATCTTGCTGAATACTTGCTAACCAGGGGTACAGAATTGAGGTATGGTATGAAGCTTACAGACTTAAAGCTGTTGAGTACAGAGTACTATAGGCAGCCTGCAGTGGTGAAACTTGAGCTCCTGCGTTCACTCTCTGATGATGTGCTGGAGATTGGGGCTATACGTTCAAGGATGTCAGAGTTGGATGGAAACGATGAGGGCTTCAGAAGCACTGGtttaagaagaaaaaagaggggCTCTTCTGCCAAGGGTGCAGCGGATTCTTCCCATTCTCCAGAAGGCTCTGATGAAATGGATGACGGTAACAGCGATGAGTGCTATCTTTGTGGCATGGATGGTAATTTGTTGTGCTGCGATGGCTGTCCAGCTGCCTTTCATTCAAAATGTGTCGGGGTGGTGGAAGATCTATTGCCTGAAGGTGATTGGTATTGTCCTGAATGTGTAATGCAGAAGAATGATGGATCAAGAAATATGGCAAGTCCTATGAGAGGAGCAGAGGTTCTTGGAATCGATCCACATGGCCGACTATACTTCGGCACTTGCGGCTATCTTTTGGT GATTGACTCATGTGAGGGTGACCCTCCATGTCATTATTATGGTCAGGTCGATCTTCATTCCGTTGTTACATTGTTGAACACATGTCATCTTTCATACAGATCAATTGTTAATGCAATATCTTCATTTTACGGTACTGCAATTGAGTCACCCAACCTTAACGGTCGGTACCAGAGTAGCAGGGAATGCAGTACATCTGATGCTGAGACAAACTGCAGACATTCATCACGATTGAAGCAACATAGTGAACATGACCAATTTATGGTAGAGCAGGACAAGTCTTTTGAACAATTGGACTCTGGAAAAGCTTGTACCTCAAATTCTGATCAATTGGATCAAGATTTGTCACTCAAGAGCATCACATTTAGATCTGCACTTATGTCTCGAAGTGGAAATGCTGCTGAAGGTGATTCAAATCAAATACCTCAAAATAGATCCTCAAGTGCTAAGATTAATAACTGCAGTTCCCAGGAAGACATTGTTTATTCAGATGCTAATGATTTATCTTTAGAGAATCAGAAAGATTCGTCACCTAAGAAAAAACAAAGTGATTGGCATCTCCTTTCAGATCTTGTTAGGTACATAAACTATTACAGCTTTGGTCAAATAGCAGCTTCAGCTGCTGAAGAGCTAAAACACAAGCTGTCTGAAAACAAGGAAGGGAAGAAACCTGTTCAGGATGCACTCTCCTTCCATCTGAGAACAATATGTAAAAAATACGCTAACATTTTTGCGCTAACTGATCAAAAGCTTTCTGTCGAACTGCTTAAAGAAAAATGTGGATGGTGCAACTCATGCCAAATCAGTGGCGGCGTTGACTGCATTTTTAGAGTAACTGATGTTAAATGTATGGAAGGTCATAAGCCACATACTTTTGGTCTTGGAGAAGTAAAAAATATGGAAAGTCATATCGTCCTTGCTATGCGCAGCATTTTGTCAATTGAAGAAAGGTTGAATGGTTTGCTGACTGGCCCTTGGCAAAATCCACAATATAGCATTTATTGGCGTAAGGCAGTTCTCAAGGCTACAGATGTATCATcacttaagcagcctcttctaaTG TTAGAGTCCAGTCTGCGACGTGTTGCCATTTCTGTGGAATGGGAGAAACCAGCAGACTCTGTTGAAGTGGTTGGTTCTGCAGCTCATATACTTGTCCGTTCATCTAATAAATCTCTAAGTCATGGAAGTGCTAGAAAGCCTGGGAGAAAGCCATCTTCTAATGGTGAACTTAAAGTTGACTCTCGTGATGTTGGTGTTTATTGGTGGAGGGGTGGAAAATTATCTCGTCAAGTGTTTCATTGGAAGAGGTTGCCTCAGTCACTGGTCCACAAAGCTGCTCGGCAAG CGGGACGTAGGAAAATTCCAACGATTTTATACACCGATGGTTCACAATTTGTCCGGAGGTTCAAATACATAGCTTGGCGAGCTGCTGTGGAAATGGCAGAAAATGTGGCCCAGCTCATTTTGCAG ATTAAAGAGCTTGAATGGAATATCAAGTGGACTGAGATACTGGGCACTCTCCCTTCTAGCCTCATGACCAAGGAAACACAGAAAATAGCAAGGCTTTTTAAGAAAGTTATAATTCGCAGAAAACGCATAGAAGGAACAAATATTGAATATCTACTTGATTTTGGAAAGAGAGAGAACATTCCTCCTGTTATTTCTAAACATGGAACTAAATTTGAGGAGCCCTCTAGCGAGAGGAACAGGTACTGGTTAAATGAAGGCCATGTCCCTCTGAATCTGTTGAAGGCATATGAAGCCAAAGCGTTCGCTCGCTTactgaaaaagaaagaaactgaTGAACTTCCTAAGACTAAGAAGATGCGTGACTCCAAACCCAAAATGCCAAAAAAGACTGGGTTTGCTTACCTCTTTGAAAGAGCAGAAAAGAGTTCCCCCGGGCTTTGTGGTCATTGTAACAAAGAAGTGGCTGCAAG TGAAGCTGTGAACTGCCAGTATTGTGCAG CTCTCTTCCATAGAAAACATTTCAAGGTTCCTAGGGGTGCTGCAGATACTGTTTATGTTTGCAACAAGTGCTTAGCTGAAAAGGTCTTAAAGGTGAAGTCTCCTCAGAAAAAGGCTGCACCAAAGAAGCCATCTCCTAAAAAGAagcaaaagaaacaaaagaagcaATCACGCAAGATTGTGACTAGGAGAAATCAGATAGTTCTCAAATACAAGAAAATTGGCAAAAAGGGTAAGCGTGGTCGGCCAAGGAAGAACCCACTTGCTCCGTCAAAGAATGAATTGCCAAAGACATGTGAGAGTGAACCATCAAATGTGCCCAAAAATGAACCAGTAAAACGTATATCAAAACGATTGTATGACAAGTACATGAAAGGCAACACAAATGTATCCGAGCATGGTACCAGCTGCCGCAAGAGGAAGCGGACTGCTTTGCAGTATTCATACTGGTCGAATGGCCTTCGATGGACACAAAATCCACATGATGAAAGGGCAAGAAGTTTTAGGAAAGAAAGAGTAGTTTTTCCATTGGAAGATGCTGAAATGTCTGAAGTCAGCCCAGTATGCTGTTTGTGTGAGAAATGCTACAGTGAAGAGGATATTTATATTGCTTGTGAACAATGTGAAG ATTGGTTTCATGGGGATATATACTCTGTCACCATTGAGAATGTGAACAATCTCATTGGTTTCAAGTGCCATAGATGCCGCCTGAGAAGTCTACCTGTCTGTCCATATGCACAGACTCTAACAATTCTGAAAGGTCAGTCAGATAAGGATCATGGTATCAAGTTTGTGGAGGACAAAGAACATAGCATAGACAACTTTGTAGAGGAAGAGGTCCCCAATTGTCCAAATGGTCTTTGTGCTCTTGGTAGTCAGAAAGATCTTCATGATAATAGCAATCTGAAAGAGGTTGACATTGAGAAAAGGCCCAACGGTCATATTACCGAGAAAGAGCTCAGTTATAATAATTGTCAAGAAGAGCTGAATGATCATAGCAATCTGAAAGAGATTTACACACATACCACTGAGAAAGAATTGGATGCTAATAAAAGTTTGAAAGAGCTAGATGGCCATAATGAATTGAAAATGCTTGGCAGTCCTGCCTCTGAGAGAGAGCTCAACAATCACATCAACCTGAAAGATCTTGACAGCTGCAGGACTGACAAAGAGGTTAAGAATCATAATTGTCTGAAAAAACTAGATGAACATTACAATTGGAAAGGGCTTGATGACCATAAAAGTCAAGAGGAGCTTGATGGTACTGCAAGTAGTAACTTTGCTACTGTGGAAACACAATGCCCTTTGGAACTTGATGGGTTTAATAACCTGAAGCTTGACAGTCATAACAATTTGGAAGAGCTTAATAATCATAACTGTCCAGAAGAGGGTGATAATAAAAACATTTCAAAAGGGCTGGACAATAATAGAAGCCAAAAAGATTCAGGTGACTTTCTAGCTGAACACTTCAACAACATAAGGATATCTGGCAAAGAGGCATTGGCCGTTACACCTGGAACTGGTTCAGTCAAGGAATCTCTTGCTTTGCAATCCAAGGATGATTCTGAGAAGACTGTTCCTGCTGAGCATGAGATTGGCCTTCAGGTGGTGGTGACTTTATAG
- the LOC120694772 gene encoding elongation factor 1-beta isoform X3, translating to MAVTFSELHTADGLKALEAHLAGKTYVSGDAISKDDIKVFAAVPSKPGAEFPNAARWYETVAAAVASRFPGKGVGVNLPGAGSAPAAAAPAAEVAKDDDDDDDLDLFGDETEEDKKAADERAAAKASAKKKESGKSSVLMDVKPWDDETDMKKLEEAVRSVQMEGLTWGASKLVPVGYGIKKMTIMLTIVDDLVSVDSLIEDHLTEAPINEYVQSCDIVAFNKI from the exons ATGGCCGTGACTTTCTCTGAGCTTCACACCGCCGACGGCCTCAAGGCCCTCGAGGCGCACCTCGCCGGCAAGACCTACGTCTCCGG GGATGCCATCAGCAAGGACGACATTAAGGTGTTTGCGGCGGTGCCGTCGAAGCCTGGTGCCGAGTTCCCCAATGCTGCCCGGTGGTACGAGACCGTCGCCGCGGCTGTTGCCTCCAG ATTCCCTGGCAAGGGTGTTGGTGTGAATCTGCCTGGAGCCGGATCGGCtcctgcagcagcagctcctgcGGCTGAGGTTGCCAAG gatgatgatgatgatgacgacttGGATCTTTTCGGTGATGAAACTGAGGAGGACAAGAAGGCTGCAGATGAGCGTGCGGCTGCCAAGGCCTCTGCCAAGAAGAAAGAAA GTGGCAAGTCCTCTGTCCTGATGGACGTGAAGCCGTGGGACGATGAAACTgacatgaagaagcttgaggaGGCTGTTCGCAGTGTCCAGATGGAGGGTCTCACTTGGGGAGCTT CAAAGCTTGTGCCTGTTGGTTATGGTATCAAGAAGATGACAATCATGTTGACCATTGTGGACGACCTCGTGTCAGTTGACAGTCTGATTGAGGACCACCTCACGGAGGCACCCATCAACGAGTATGTCCAGAGCTGTGACATTGTTGCCTTCAACAAGATCTAG
- the LOC120694772 gene encoding elongation factor 1-beta isoform X1, which translates to MAVTFSELHTADGLKALEAHLAGKTYVSGDAISKDDIKVFAAVPSKPGAEFPNAARWYETVAAAVASRFPGKGVGVNLPGAGSAPAAAAPAAEVAKDDDDDDDDDDLDLFGDETEEDKKAADERAAAKASAKKKESGKSSVLMDVKPWDDETDMKKLEEAVRSVQMEGLTWGASKLVPVGYGIKKMTIMLTIVDDLVSVDSLIEDHLTEAPINEYVQSCDIVAFNKI; encoded by the exons ATGGCCGTGACTTTCTCTGAGCTTCACACCGCCGACGGCCTCAAGGCCCTCGAGGCGCACCTCGCCGGCAAGACCTACGTCTCCGG GGATGCCATCAGCAAGGACGACATTAAGGTGTTTGCGGCGGTGCCGTCGAAGCCTGGTGCCGAGTTCCCCAATGCTGCCCGGTGGTACGAGACCGTCGCCGCGGCTGTTGCCTCCAG ATTCCCTGGCAAGGGTGTTGGTGTGAATCTGCCTGGAGCCGGATCGGCtcctgcagcagcagctcctgcGGCTGAGGTTGCCAAGG ATGAT gatgatgatgatgatgatgacgacttGGATCTTTTCGGTGATGAAACTGAGGAGGACAAGAAGGCTGCAGATGAGCGTGCGGCTGCCAAGGCCTCTGCCAAGAAGAAAGAAA GTGGCAAGTCCTCTGTCCTGATGGACGTGAAGCCGTGGGACGATGAAACTgacatgaagaagcttgaggaGGCTGTTCGCAGTGTCCAGATGGAGGGTCTCACTTGGGGAGCTT CAAAGCTTGTGCCTGTTGGTTATGGTATCAAGAAGATGACAATCATGTTGACCATTGTGGACGACCTCGTGTCAGTTGACAGTCTGATTGAGGACCACCTCACGGAGGCACCCATCAACGAGTATGTCCAGAGCTGTGACATTGTTGCCTTCAACAAGATCTAG
- the LOC120694770 gene encoding pentatricopeptide repeat-containing protein At1g01970-like, with the protein MASLAITALRLVGSKVTGATITKPWKPASQCACVSGGHEAELQVMAAEAEQVAVSEAPRFIWDAFGSDSQERAIRGLSPKLPSRCKALMTRVVCLSPGDENLGALLAYWVKAMKPKRADWLLVLKELKAMESPLLAEVLEYALLEDSFEANVRDYTKLIHIYGKQKLLQKAEDAFHAMKGRGFPCDQVMLTALMDMYSKAGDLTRAKEIFEEIILLGLPLDKRAYGSMIMAYIRAAMSDKAEDIIKAMEDQQIFAGKEVYKALLRAYSYKGDSDGAQRIFDAIQFAGVVPDTKLCALLVNAYCLSNRINAAVCVIRNMRTAGLTPCDKCIALVLGAYEKANMLETALGFLTELEENGVVIGQEPSQLLAGWFRRLGVVHEVEQVLKGLSEDMKSKQIVAVPVE; encoded by the exons ATGGCGTCGCTCGCCATCACGGCCTTGCGCTTGGTAGGAAGCAAGGTCACTGGCGCCACGATCACGAAGCCCTGGAAGCCCGCTAGCCAATGCGCTTGCGTGTCTGGTGGCCATGAAGCGGAGCTGCAGGTTATGGCCGCCGAGGCTGAGCAGGTGGCGGTGAGCGAGGCGCCAAGGTTCATATGGGACGCGTTCGGGTCCGATTCACAGGAGCGGGCGATTCGGGGCCTGTCTCCGAAGCTGCCCAGCCGCTGCAAGGCCCTGATGACGCGCGTGGTGTGCCTGTCCCCCGGGGATGAGAACCTTGGTGCCTTGCTCGCGTACTGGGTGAAGGCGATGAAGCCCAAGAGGGCGGACTGGTTGCTGGTCCTCAAGGAGCTAAAGGCAATGGAGAGCCCACTGCTTGCTGAG GTATTGGAGTATGCGTTGCTGGAGGATTCTTTTGAAGCAAATGTTCGTGACTACACCAAGTTAATCCACATCTATGGCAAGCAGAAGCTGCTGCAGAAAGCTGAGGATGCATTTCATGCCATGAAAGGCAGAGGCTTCCCTTGTGATCAGGTCATGTTGACTGCACTGATGGACATGTACAGTAAGGCTGGAGATCTCACCCGAGCAAAGGAGATTTTCGAAGAAATTATCTTGCTCGGCCTCCCGCTGGATAAGCGCGCATACGGCTCAATGATCATGGCTTATATCAGGGCTGCCATGTCGGACAAAGCAGAAGATATAATCAAAGCAATGGAGGATCAGCAGATATTTGCGGGAAAGGAAGTTTACAAGGCATTGCTGAGAGCCTATTCATACAAAGGCGATTCAGATGGGGCACAACGGATATTCGATGCCATACAATTTGCAGGGGTAGTGCCTGACACAAAGCTCTGCGCCCTCTTGGTGAATGCTTACTGTCTCTCCAATCGAATCAATGCAGCTGTTTGCGTGATCCGAAATATGAGAACGGCAGGATTGACACCTTGTGACAAATGCATTGCCTTGGTCCTGGGTGCTTATGAGAAGGCGAACATGTTGGAAACAGCACTAGGATTTTTGACAGAGCTTGAAGAAAATGGTGTTGTAATTGGTCAAGAGCCTTCTCAGTTGCTTGCTGGGTGGTTCAGAAGGCTTGGGGTAGTTCATGAAGTCGAACAGGTTCTGAAGGGCCTCTCAGAAGACATGAAAAGTAAGCAAATAGTTGCAGTACCAGTGGAATAG
- the LOC120694766 gene encoding E3 ubiquitin-protein ligase AIRP2-like — MGRSFRDSLKVLEADIQHANSLASEFRREYDGATLQMRMAYCPAAHFFLFLVQWTDCSLAGALGLLRILIYKVYADGTTTMSTHERKASIREFYAVIFPSLMQLHEGINEVEDKKQKAICVERYKKRDEDPKMVISEIDDNIEEECGICMEINTKVVLPTCSHAMCIKCYRDWRSRSQSCPFCRDSLKRVNSADLWIYTDNRDIVDMATVRRENLRRLFMYIDKLPTVIPESVFDVYDSHVK, encoded by the exons ATGGGCAGGTCGTTCAGGGACTCGCTCAAGGTGCTCGAGGCCGACATCCAGCACGCCAACTCGCT TGCATCTGAATTTCGGAGGGAATATGATGGTGCCACCCTTCAAATGAGGATGGCATATTGCCCTGCTGcccattttttcctttttcttgtgCAGTGGACAGATTGCAGCCTTGCTGGTGCACTTGGGCTGTTGAGGATTCTAATTTATAAG GTTTATGCTGATGGAACAACCACCATGTCTactcatgaaagaaaagcaagcaTCAGGGAATTCTATG CTGTCATATTTCCTTCTTTGATGCAACTACATGAAGGAATCAATGAAGTAGAGGATAAGAAACAGAAAGCAATATGTGTAGAGAGGTATAAAAAACGAGATGAGGATCCGAAAATGGTCATATCAGAGATTGATGATAATATAGAGGAGGAATGTGGCATATGTATGGAGATAAACACCAAAGTTGTTCTTCCAACTTGTAGCCATGCAATGTGCATTAAATGCTATCGTGACTG GAGGTCAAGATCCCAGTCCTGTCCGTTCTGCCGCGACAGCCTCAAGAGGGTAAACTCTGCTGACCTATGGATATACACGGATAACAGGGACATCGTCGACATGGCGACGGTCCGAAGAGAGAACCTGAGGCGACTCTTCATGTACATAGACAAGTTGCCCACTGTCATCCCAGAATCTGTCTTTGACGTCTACGACTCCCATGTGAAGTGA